In one Sphingomonas sp. AP4-R1 genomic region, the following are encoded:
- a CDS encoding gamma-glutamyltransferase family protein: protein MRSARRRSGIHHAALLVAASLAVPAIAQEQGPKPAVRAAHAMASSSNPIVTRTMVEVMRRGGNAMDAVLASIPVATVVEPQMVTLAGGAGILYFEAKTGRYHYLDAELDHTADGAAMTAGWTDLTVGRGEQVPITSGKRVAVPGVVAGMKAAADRFGTLRWADYFAPAVKISTQGFPMSSFLYGELSAAAQTVLAAYPSGRDEYLPQGYPAPVGTTVRFPHLATAMQRLQAEGPDYMYSGEWAHHLVEQVHAAGGSMTLADLAQYKPRWEEPVRSTFRNFEIVSAPPPATGGILIGMTLNILEHYDLAAHPDYAASAASLEMVRRAVGAAETATDEYVRDPLSYEVPVASLLSKDYARMLYNIAAGSMPRAAGLPPLTAVRPPASGLQLAADFTAHGRHTTDTTHVVAVDKDGNMASLTHSVYGNTFGPGFVIDGIQANSGNSFPGNVAGAGRRTISPFPPTMVVKDGKPWMTIGSPGLASEAVAITLINRLGYGKDLLAATDAPRFSGSQVGVDFVVENRLAPGVLDELKTRYQVSARPTVPYMWHFGSIQAIERLPDGSLLGVADARRAGSVAGY, encoded by the coding sequence ATGCGCAGCGCGCGGCGACGCTCGGGAATACATCACGCCGCTCTGCTCGTGGCGGCATCGCTCGCCGTGCCTGCCATCGCGCAGGAACAGGGCCCCAAGCCCGCCGTGAGGGCTGCTCATGCGATGGCATCATCTTCCAACCCGATCGTGACGCGCACGATGGTGGAGGTGATGCGTCGCGGCGGCAATGCAATGGACGCAGTGCTCGCCTCCATCCCCGTCGCGACCGTCGTCGAACCGCAGATGGTCACGCTGGCGGGAGGTGCGGGCATCCTTTATTTCGAGGCGAAGACCGGCCGCTATCACTATCTCGACGCCGAACTCGACCATACCGCTGACGGGGCGGCAATGACGGCCGGCTGGACCGATCTGACGGTCGGGCGGGGAGAGCAGGTTCCCATCACGTCCGGTAAGCGGGTCGCTGTGCCCGGCGTCGTCGCGGGCATGAAGGCTGCGGCCGATCGCTTCGGAACGCTGCGCTGGGCGGACTATTTCGCGCCGGCGGTGAAGATCTCGACCCAGGGCTTCCCGATGTCCTCCTTTCTCTACGGAGAGCTGTCGGCTGCTGCCCAGACCGTGCTCGCCGCCTATCCGTCAGGCCGGGACGAATATCTGCCGCAAGGCTATCCCGCGCCTGTCGGAACGACGGTACGCTTTCCTCACCTAGCAACCGCCATGCAGCGCCTGCAAGCGGAGGGGCCGGACTATATGTATTCCGGTGAGTGGGCCCATCATCTTGTCGAGCAGGTACACGCCGCCGGCGGCAGCATGACGCTCGCCGACCTGGCGCAGTACAAGCCCCGCTGGGAGGAGCCCGTGCGCTCCACGTTCCGGAATTTCGAGATCGTCTCGGCGCCGCCCCCTGCAACCGGCGGCATCCTGATTGGAATGACCCTCAACATTCTCGAACATTATGATCTGGCGGCACACCCTGATTACGCGGCTTCCGCCGCGAGCCTCGAGATGGTGCGGCGCGCCGTCGGCGCTGCGGAAACCGCCACCGACGAATATGTCCGTGATCCACTGAGCTACGAGGTCCCGGTCGCGTCCCTTCTGTCGAAGGATTATGCGCGCATGCTGTACAATATTGCAGCAGGCAGCATGCCGAGGGCGGCCGGACTCCCGCCCCTCACAGCAGTGCGGCCTCCCGCATCCGGGCTTCAACTCGCTGCCGATTTCACGGCTCACGGGCGCCACACGACCGATACGACCCACGTCGTCGCAGTCGACAAGGACGGCAATATGGCCTCCCTGACCCATTCGGTTTACGGTAATACGTTCGGTCCGGGTTTCGTGATCGACGGAATTCAGGCGAACAGCGGCAATTCGTTTCCAGGCAATGTCGCCGGAGCGGGACGACGGACGATCTCACCGTTCCCGCCCACCATGGTGGTGAAGGACGGCAAGCCATGGATGACGATCGGTTCGCCCGGGCTGGCATCGGAGGCGGTGGCGATCACGCTGATAAACCGGCTCGGATACGGGAAGGACCTGCTGGCGGCGACAGATGCGCCCCGTTTCTCCGGGAGCCAGGTCGGTGTCGATTTCGTGGTCGAGAACCGTCTGGCACCAGGCGTTTTGGATGAGCTGAAAACGCGATATCAGGTATCTGCTCGGCCTACGGTGCCCTATATGTGGCACTTCGGATCCATTCAGGCGATCGAGCGGCTTCCCGACGGTTCGCTGCTGGGTGTGGCCGACGCGCGACGTGCGGGTTCTGTCGCCGGCTATTGA
- a CDS encoding amidohydrolase family protein: MKTFARRPKLFLSMATACLFAGIATVPAYSDPVSKPQVADPIPARTEGEGPFSRLILRGAIMVDGTGGPAQGPVDIVIVNDRIAEVVTVGAPGRIEEDRRPAKGDREIDMTGYYVMPGFINSHVHLLSLNDPQKIPTDYMLKLWLINGITSVRELGSDRPPEWLLDIKRRSARNEITAPRIDVYPYFSWGQKTITTEAQARERIDAMKKIGVDGVKFGGGPANLTLAGIAEAKKIGLRSTMHHDQLAVADTNVLDTSGAGLESMEHWYGLPEAMFTDRALQTYSPNYIYDNEQDRFGEAGRLWQQAAAPGSPKWEEVMSTLLDRHFALSPTFVPYLASRDLWRMIRMPWQEEYTMPALWDFWRPNPLNHGSFWFDWTTEDEVAWRDNFAKWMKFVNEYKNRGGRVSVGDDAGYLYNLPGFGYVQELELLREAGFSSLEVIRAATQTGARVLGHEDQVGVIGPGLKADIIAVKGNPLANLKLLYPTGTIRMDPETGKVVQVGGIDWIIKDGIVYQGKRLRDEVKAMVAKQKAERGIAPGMMRVPS, translated from the coding sequence ATGAAGACCTTTGCGCGCCGACCGAAGCTGTTCCTGTCGATGGCGACCGCATGCCTGTTCGCGGGGATCGCCACGGTGCCGGCATATTCTGACCCTGTATCGAAGCCGCAGGTCGCTGATCCGATTCCGGCCCGTACAGAAGGCGAGGGGCCTTTCAGCCGGCTGATCCTGCGCGGGGCCATCATGGTCGATGGAACCGGCGGACCTGCACAGGGTCCGGTAGACATCGTGATCGTGAACGACCGGATCGCGGAGGTCGTAACGGTCGGGGCGCCGGGTCGTATCGAAGAAGACCGGCGACCGGCCAAAGGCGATCGTGAGATCGATATGACCGGCTATTATGTGATGCCGGGCTTCATCAATTCACACGTCCATCTTCTGTCGCTCAATGACCCGCAGAAGATCCCCACCGATTACATGCTGAAGCTCTGGCTTATAAACGGCATCACATCCGTGCGCGAACTCGGCAGCGATCGTCCTCCTGAATGGTTGCTCGATATCAAGCGGCGCAGTGCGCGCAACGAAATCACGGCGCCGCGCATCGACGTCTATCCCTATTTTTCGTGGGGCCAGAAGACGATCACGACCGAGGCGCAGGCCCGCGAACGGATCGATGCAATGAAGAAAATCGGCGTCGACGGTGTGAAATTCGGGGGCGGGCCGGCAAACCTCACGCTCGCCGGGATTGCTGAGGCCAAGAAGATCGGCCTTCGTTCGACGATGCATCATGACCAGCTCGCCGTTGCTGACACTAACGTTCTGGACACCTCCGGCGCCGGCCTCGAAAGCATGGAGCATTGGTACGGGTTGCCGGAGGCGATGTTCACCGATCGCGCGCTTCAGACTTACAGCCCGAATTATATATACGACAACGAGCAGGATCGCTTCGGGGAAGCCGGGCGGCTCTGGCAACAGGCCGCGGCACCTGGTTCACCCAAATGGGAAGAGGTGATGAGCACGCTGCTCGATCGCCATTTCGCCTTGAGCCCGACCTTCGTTCCCTACCTCGCCAGCAGGGACCTGTGGCGCATGATCCGCATGCCCTGGCAGGAGGAATATACGATGCCGGCGCTTTGGGACTTCTGGCGCCCCAACCCCCTCAATCACGGCTCGTTCTGGTTCGACTGGACGACCGAGGACGAGGTCGCGTGGCGCGACAATTTCGCCAAATGGATGAAGTTCGTCAACGAATACAAAAACAGGGGCGGCAGGGTGTCTGTCGGGGACGATGCCGGCTACCTCTATAATCTGCCGGGCTTCGGATATGTGCAGGAGCTTGAACTCCTGCGCGAGGCGGGATTCAGCTCGCTTGAAGTCATTCGCGCTGCGACCCAAACCGGTGCACGCGTGCTTGGTCACGAGGATCAGGTCGGTGTGATCGGACCCGGTCTCAAAGCGGATATTATCGCTGTGAAGGGCAATCCACTGGCCAATCTCAAGCTGCTCTACCCGACAGGAACAATCCGGATGGACCCTGAAACCGGCAAGGTCGTGCAGGTCGGCGGGATCGATTGGATCATCAAGGACGGTATCGTCTATCAGGGCAAACGGCTCCGCGATGAGGTCAAGGCGATGGTCGCAAAACAGAAAGCAGAGCGCGGGATTGCGCCCGGCATGATGCGCGTGCCGTCCTGA
- a CDS encoding SDR family oxidoreductase: MGPTFDFRDKVAFVSGAGTGIGRATALAFANAGAIVVAVGRTKAAIDETVALIGHEGGRAIALPADVAREGEVQAAIATTIRTFGSLDFAFNNAGIEQPGAAVADLSSSEWERQIGVNLTGVFYAMKHQLAQMVGQGHGAIVNTASGAGFRGVAGKAAYCAAKFGVIGLTKAAALDYAARNIRINALSPGIIETPMMTRFTGGTSDGRQAAVARQPNGRLGRPEEIAAQVLWLCSDWSAFTLGTNFVVDGGQAI, encoded by the coding sequence ATGGGACCAACGTTCGACTTCCGCGACAAGGTCGCATTCGTGAGCGGCGCCGGTACAGGGATCGGCCGGGCCACCGCGCTGGCCTTCGCGAACGCCGGTGCGATCGTCGTTGCCGTCGGTCGCACCAAGGCGGCCATCGACGAGACCGTCGCCCTGATCGGGCACGAAGGCGGTCGCGCCATCGCGCTTCCTGCCGATGTCGCCCGCGAGGGGGAGGTTCAGGCCGCGATCGCGACAACCATCCGGACCTTCGGCTCACTGGACTTTGCCTTCAACAATGCCGGTATCGAACAGCCCGGGGCGGCTGTCGCTGACCTCTCCTCCTCCGAATGGGAACGTCAGATCGGCGTCAACTTGACGGGTGTCTTCTACGCGATGAAGCATCAACTCGCGCAGATGGTGGGCCAGGGGCATGGTGCGATCGTGAATACCGCATCAGGTGCGGGTTTTCGCGGTGTCGCTGGCAAGGCCGCCTACTGCGCCGCCAAGTTTGGTGTGATCGGACTCACCAAGGCCGCAGCACTCGATTATGCCGCTCGCAACATCCGGATCAACGCCCTCAGCCCAGGGATTATCGAGACACCGATGATGACCCGCTTTACAGGCGGCACGAGCGATGGCCGGCAGGCTGCGGTTGCGCGACAGCCCAATGGTCGCTTGGGCCGGCCGGAAGAGATCGCAGCCCAGGTCCTGTGGCTCTGCTCCGACTGGTCCGCCTTCACGCTCGGCACGAATTTCGTCGTGGACGGAGGCCAAGCGATCTAA
- a CDS encoding arabinose transporter, whose protein sequence is MSAFPHHPLAIAIMPMACVVFLIFGVIGLAMPVLPLHIHDRLGLPSFVIGLVAGSQFLASLVSRIMAGRFADTRGGKSAIIVGCVAAAASGIVYLCSVDIDWPPIASAAILIMGRGLLGIGESFVITGALAWGLALGGSDNAGKVIAWMGLPMYAAFALAAPLGSALYASFGFAAISLTTAAVPLLGILCVTPFAPVVPKQAPRAGILTVIGYVRLPGIGLSLASLGFGALTIFAALLFAQHGWTSGWAAFTAFSIAFILARLLFGHLPDRVGGAKVALFSSLVEAAGLALIWLAQTPPVAIGGSALAGFGYALVFPALGVEAVRRTPPESRAAAMGSYTAFLDLALGTAGPVFGFVADHSGIGQIYLLSALLVCGSALVAVRLRVERLESQNSQARGMQADQMRDN, encoded by the coding sequence ATGAGCGCTTTCCCGCACCACCCGCTGGCGATCGCCATCATGCCGATGGCATGCGTTGTCTTCCTCATTTTCGGCGTGATCGGGCTCGCCATGCCCGTCCTGCCGCTCCACATTCATGATCGGCTCGGCCTTCCATCATTCGTGATCGGGCTCGTTGCAGGTAGCCAGTTCCTAGCGTCCCTGGTCTCGCGGATCATGGCCGGACGGTTCGCCGATACACGGGGCGGGAAATCGGCAATCATCGTCGGATGTGTCGCGGCCGCTGCGTCCGGAATCGTTTATCTGTGCTCGGTCGACATCGACTGGCCTCCTATTGCCTCCGCCGCCATTCTGATCATGGGGCGGGGGCTGCTCGGCATCGGCGAAAGCTTCGTGATCACCGGGGCGCTCGCCTGGGGGCTCGCACTTGGCGGCTCGGACAATGCAGGCAAGGTCATCGCATGGATGGGGCTGCCCATGTATGCTGCCTTCGCGCTCGCCGCGCCGCTCGGCTCCGCGCTCTACGCCTCGTTCGGCTTCGCCGCCATTTCACTCACCACTGCAGCTGTTCCGCTGCTTGGCATTCTATGCGTGACGCCGTTTGCGCCCGTGGTCCCGAAACAGGCTCCTCGAGCCGGAATCCTGACGGTGATCGGCTATGTGCGCCTGCCTGGCATCGGTCTGTCGCTTGCCAGTCTGGGCTTCGGCGCTCTCACCATCTTCGCGGCCCTGCTCTTCGCACAGCACGGATGGACGTCAGGCTGGGCGGCTTTCACCGCGTTCAGCATCGCATTCATCCTGGCACGTTTGCTCTTTGGGCATCTTCCCGACCGCGTTGGAGGCGCCAAGGTTGCCCTGTTTTCTTCGCTCGTCGAAGCCGCCGGCCTTGCGCTGATCTGGCTCGCACAGACGCCGCCCGTGGCGATCGGCGGCTCGGCACTGGCCGGTTTCGGATATGCACTGGTTTTCCCGGCGCTGGGCGTCGAGGCCGTTCGTCGAACCCCTCCGGAAAGCCGCGCGGCGGCGATGGGGAGCTATACGGCATTTCTCGATTTGGCGCTCGGAACGGCCGGTCCGGTTTTCGGCTTCGTCGCCGATCACTCTGGTATCGGGCAGATTTACTTGCTGTCGGCCCTTCTCGTCTGCGGCTCCGCGCTGGTGGCCGTAAGACTGCGTGTAGAACGACTGGAAAGCCAAAACAGCCAGGCACGCGGAATGCAAGCCGACCAAATGCGGGACAACTGA
- a CDS encoding NAD(P)-dependent alcohol dehydrogenase, translating into MQTIGYAAHAEKADLAPLSFERRELRANDVAMEILFCGVCHSDLHQARNDWGGAVYPLVPGHEIIGRITAIGSDVTRHKVGDYGAVGCVVDSCMECDQCARGEEIFCRHDVTQTYNSPDRVTQENSKGGYSKHIVVRDHFVLHVPETLDVAKAAPLLCAGLTSYVPLRMWQVGPGSRVGVIGLGGLGHMAVKLAKAMKAEVTVISRTDSKKQDALTLGADTLLVSSDEAAMASAASSFDLIIDTVPVKHDINPYIALLDVEGVLNIVGQIGPLPEVMTPGLIMGRRKIAGSPVGGMAETQEMLDFCGKHNILPDVEMIRMDEINTAFDRMEQADVRYRFVIDMASLSI; encoded by the coding sequence ATGCAGACCATCGGTTATGCCGCTCACGCCGAGAAGGCCGATCTGGCCCCGCTCTCGTTCGAGCGTCGCGAGCTTCGAGCGAACGACGTCGCGATGGAGATTCTGTTCTGCGGTGTCTGCCATAGCGATCTCCATCAAGCGCGCAACGACTGGGGCGGCGCGGTCTATCCGCTGGTCCCAGGGCACGAAATCATTGGTCGCATCACGGCCATCGGGTCCGACGTCACCCGGCACAAGGTCGGCGACTATGGTGCCGTCGGATGCGTGGTCGACAGTTGCATGGAGTGCGACCAGTGCGCACGCGGCGAAGAAATCTTCTGCCGCCACGACGTGACCCAGACCTACAATAGCCCCGATCGCGTCACCCAGGAGAATAGCAAGGGCGGCTATTCCAAACATATCGTCGTGCGAGATCATTTCGTTCTGCATGTGCCGGAGACGCTCGATGTGGCGAAGGCCGCCCCTCTGCTCTGTGCCGGTCTGACATCCTATGTTCCGCTCCGCATGTGGCAGGTAGGGCCCGGCAGCCGCGTCGGCGTAATCGGTCTCGGCGGGTTAGGTCACATGGCGGTAAAGCTCGCCAAGGCGATGAAAGCCGAAGTGACAGTCATCAGCCGCACGGACTCCAAGAAACAGGATGCCCTGACATTGGGAGCCGATACCCTGCTGGTCTCGTCGGACGAGGCAGCCATGGCTTCGGCTGCCTCCAGTTTTGATCTCATCATCGATACCGTGCCGGTCAAGCACGATATTAATCCCTATATTGCGCTTCTCGACGTCGAAGGCGTGCTCAACATCGTCGGTCAGATCGGACCATTGCCCGAAGTCATGACCCCGGGTCTTATCATGGGGCGCCGCAAGATTGCCGGCTCTCCCGTCGGTGGCATGGCCGAGACACAGGAAATGCTCGACTTCTGCGGCAAGCATAACATCCTGCCGGATGTCGAGATGATCCGCATGGATGAGATCAACACCGCATTTGATCGTATGGAACAGGCCGACGTCCGGTATCGTTTCGTGATCGACATGGCCTCCTTGTCGATCTGA
- a CDS encoding neutral/alkaline non-lysosomal ceramidase N-terminal domain-containing protein, with product MKVLSIGFMVSAATTLAAPIAAHAGGLRAGAGRIEITPPEQSLAKGDRIVDRLYARAIVLEDMGRCAVIVGVDQGGLRDPVVKPAIERAMHVTGCPAENFVISATHTHSGSTGGLGAGEPGPKVVENAIVAAVQSAQTALRPARIGYATTNVYLNVNRDDFIDGRWTQAPNIDGRSDKTLAVVNVLDERSNPIAVYMNYAMHPVNFYHSGVISADFAGEASRYIEQHYAPQTVAIFAQGASGDQNPRLQRPERQLIYVRTHSPAARDRAITGPQPWQRATNERNPVARDDAQMKIPVSTEERPAYDAAVENVEQVVQAMGTIIGESAIQAMIDQGRLADTVEIKGAGRAVQCPGRDRLDREDPIREGALPPYADGAPVNLKVGMLRIGDIYIGTVNGEVYGDIAARLKREAPVGKLMMTTLANGAANSGYIYSNEASARLTFQVISSRLKPGCAEDAIVNASLDMIGQLSH from the coding sequence ATGAAGGTGCTGAGCATCGGCTTTATGGTATCGGCTGCCACGACGCTGGCCGCTCCCATTGCCGCGCACGCAGGCGGCCTGAGGGCAGGGGCAGGGCGAATTGAGATCACCCCGCCAGAACAGTCTCTGGCCAAGGGCGACCGGATCGTTGACCGCCTTTATGCCAGGGCGATTGTCCTGGAGGATATGGGGCGATGTGCCGTCATCGTGGGCGTGGATCAAGGAGGTCTGCGCGATCCCGTTGTCAAACCCGCAATTGAGCGCGCGATGCACGTTACCGGCTGCCCCGCCGAGAATTTCGTGATCTCAGCCACGCATACGCACAGCGGTTCGACAGGGGGGCTTGGGGCCGGTGAGCCAGGTCCGAAAGTCGTCGAGAATGCGATCGTCGCGGCCGTGCAATCCGCGCAGACTGCCTTGCGTCCGGCTCGCATCGGCTATGCGACGACCAACGTGTATCTGAACGTGAACCGCGACGATTTCATCGATGGCCGATGGACCCAGGCACCGAACATTGATGGTCGTTCTGACAAGACGCTGGCTGTCGTAAATGTTCTCGACGAACGCAGTAATCCGATAGCAGTCTATATGAACTATGCGATGCACCCGGTGAATTTCTATCATTCGGGTGTCATCAGCGCTGATTTTGCCGGGGAGGCCTCCCGCTATATCGAGCAGCATTACGCACCCCAGACCGTCGCGATCTTCGCGCAAGGGGCGTCCGGCGACCAAAATCCGCGTCTCCAGCGGCCTGAGCGGCAATTGATCTACGTGCGCACCCATTCGCCGGCGGCAAGAGATCGAGCCATTACCGGGCCTCAGCCGTGGCAGCGTGCCACCAACGAACGCAATCCCGTGGCGCGCGACGATGCGCAGATGAAGATACCGGTTTCCACCGAAGAGAGGCCTGCCTACGACGCGGCCGTCGAAAACGTCGAGCAAGTCGTGCAGGCGATGGGAACGATCATCGGCGAAAGCGCGATCCAGGCGATGATCGATCAGGGGCGGCTGGCGGACACGGTGGAAATAAAGGGGGCAGGCCGAGCGGTCCAGTGTCCAGGCCGGGACCGGCTCGATCGCGAAGATCCGATCCGGGAGGGGGCATTGCCACCTTATGCCGACGGTGCGCCGGTGAACTTGAAAGTCGGGATGCTCAGGATAGGCGATATCTATATCGGGACGGTCAACGGCGAGGTCTATGGCGACATTGCCGCACGGCTGAAGCGCGAAGCGCCTGTAGGGAAGCTGATGATGACGACGCTTGCCAACGGTGCCGCCAACTCGGGCTATATTTACTCGAACGAGGCAAGCGCGCGGCTGACGTTCCAAGTTATCTCGTCACGCCTGAAACCGGGCTGCGCCGAGGATGCGATCGTTAATGCCAGTCTCGACATGATCGGCCAGCTTTCCCACTGA
- a CDS encoding MFS transporter — translation MATGTVHGMTATRRRFGVMGLLFVTVLVNYLDRTNISIAAPRMRDDFHLTPHMMGWIFSSWGWAYAVCQIAGGWLADKVRPRLLAAVLIFTWSCATLCLGLTTSFAALIVLRFLVGALEAPSYPINSRVVTTWFPEREKGAAVGIFGSAQFVGIAFLNPLLTWMLVRFGWQSVFLFTGMLGMAWAVAWFLLYREPRDAPRINQAELDLIRNGGGIPDLSEQLERVDGDRLGFRWRHLGFLLSRRKLWGLYLGQIGLGGTTMFFLTWFPTYLVDYRGMSFINAGFAASVPFLCGFVGVLCGGFFSDFLLRRGFSIGVARKTPIVGGMILSTTIIGANFVEDSRLVILFMAIAFFGTGFASIVWSLVSALAPKRLLGLTGGVFNTAGGIAGILVPLCIGYLADGKNFAPALVFVTCLTVMGALSYGLLTGKIERIAYDG, via the coding sequence ATGGCAACCGGAACGGTGCACGGCATGACGGCAACGCGACGGCGCTTCGGCGTGATGGGACTGCTGTTCGTGACGGTCCTCGTCAATTACCTCGACCGGACCAACATCTCGATCGCAGCCCCGCGGATGCGGGATGATTTTCATCTCACCCCGCACATGATGGGGTGGATCTTCAGTTCATGGGGTTGGGCGTATGCGGTCTGCCAAATTGCGGGCGGATGGCTGGCTGACAAGGTGCGGCCGCGGCTTCTGGCGGCAGTGCTGATCTTTACCTGGTCTTGTGCAACCTTGTGTCTTGGACTGACGACCAGTTTCGCGGCGCTGATCGTGCTGCGCTTCCTGGTCGGAGCGCTGGAAGCGCCAAGCTATCCGATCAACAGTCGCGTCGTGACGACATGGTTCCCCGAACGGGAAAAAGGCGCCGCCGTCGGCATCTTCGGCTCAGCGCAATTCGTCGGCATCGCGTTCCTCAATCCCCTGCTCACATGGATGCTTGTCCGGTTCGGATGGCAGTCGGTGTTCCTGTTTACCGGCATGCTCGGCATGGCATGGGCGGTTGCTTGGTTCCTGCTGTATCGCGAGCCTCGCGACGCCCCTCGGATCAACCAGGCCGAACTCGACCTGATCCGCAACGGCGGCGGCATTCCGGATCTCTCAGAGCAACTTGAGCGGGTGGACGGCGACAGGCTCGGCTTCCGATGGCGCCATCTCGGCTTCCTGCTCTCTCGCAGGAAGTTGTGGGGCCTTTACCTCGGGCAAATCGGCCTCGGCGGTACGACGATGTTCTTCTTGACCTGGTTTCCGACCTATCTGGTCGACTATCGCGGCATGAGCTTCATCAACGCCGGGTTCGCGGCATCCGTCCCGTTCCTGTGCGGTTTCGTCGGAGTCCTTTGTGGCGGCTTTTTTTCGGACTTCCTGCTGCGCCGCGGCTTCAGCATAGGCGTTGCGCGAAAAACTCCGATCGTCGGCGGCATGATCCTTTCGACGACCATCATTGGTGCCAATTTCGTCGAAGATTCCCGCTTGGTCATTCTGTTCATGGCAATCGCCTTCTTCGGCACGGGCTTTGCCTCGATTGTCTGGTCACTGGTATCCGCGCTCGCGCCCAAACGCCTGCTTGGTCTTACAGGAGGCGTCTTCAACACGGCCGGCGGTATCGCGGGCATCCTGGTACCGCTGTGCATCGGTTATCTGGCGGACGGGAAGAACTTTGCTCCCGCGCTCGTGTTCGTAACGTGCCTGACCGTCATGGGCGCGCTCTCATACGGGCTGCTCACCGGAAAAATCGAACGCATAGCCTATGATGGATAG
- a CDS encoding mandelate racemase/muconate lactonizing enzyme family protein — MKTFPVKVGIRNQLLLKIETDQGVFGWGESGLSGRELAVSATLRHFEQFLVGQDPFRIGRIWQELYRSQYYEGGRVLQAAVAAVDIALYDLKGKALGLPVYELLGGRQRDVVPTFASTSAAPGEAMIEQARMLVEHGWTALRLSPSGAEEKSVYEPREHIAETARWCVAAREALGPDVVLGIDYHHRLTVAEAASFCQKMSSGTLDFLEEPIRAETPSAYAALRRLTDIPFAIGEEFTSKWDAVPFVEQDIHQFNRVDVCLAGGLTEAMKIAGWSEAHYVDMMPHNPLGPICTAASIHFAAAVPNFAWLETRASPAETHLGFDDDAIFPIQPKLDGAIYRVPDGPGLGVEVNEDLVERAEFRFWEAPHLQRRDGSVTNW; from the coding sequence TTGAAGACGTTTCCCGTCAAGGTCGGTATCCGCAATCAGCTGCTGCTGAAAATAGAGACCGATCAGGGCGTCTTCGGCTGGGGCGAGAGCGGCCTGTCAGGGCGTGAACTGGCGGTCAGCGCGACCCTCCGTCATTTCGAGCAATTCCTGGTCGGGCAGGATCCGTTCCGGATCGGCAGGATCTGGCAGGAGCTTTATCGCAGCCAATATTATGAGGGCGGGCGGGTTCTTCAGGCCGCTGTGGCCGCCGTCGACATTGCGCTCTACGATCTCAAGGGCAAGGCTCTGGGACTTCCGGTATACGAACTCCTGGGCGGCAGGCAGCGAGACGTCGTCCCGACTTTCGCCAGCACGTCTGCCGCACCTGGCGAAGCGATGATCGAGCAGGCCCGCATGCTTGTGGAGCATGGCTGGACGGCACTTCGCCTCTCACCGTCGGGCGCCGAAGAGAAATCCGTCTATGAACCGCGCGAACATATCGCCGAGACCGCGCGCTGGTGCGTGGCCGCGCGCGAAGCACTGGGTCCCGATGTCGTTCTGGGCATCGATTACCATCACCGGCTGACGGTCGCCGAAGCGGCCAGCTTTTGTCAGAAAATGTCCTCAGGCACGCTGGACTTCCTCGAAGAGCCGATCCGTGCCGAGACACCCTCAGCCTATGCGGCGCTGCGCCGGCTGACCGACATTCCCTTTGCAATCGGTGAGGAATTTACCTCGAAATGGGACGCCGTGCCGTTCGTCGAGCAGGATATCCACCAGTTCAACCGGGTCGACGTATGCCTCGCGGGGGGGCTGACCGAGGCCATGAAGATCGCCGGTTGGAGTGAAGCGCATTATGTCGACATGATGCCGCACAATCCGCTCGGCCCGATCTGTACCGCGGCATCGATACATTTCGCGGCGGCGGTCCCAAATTTCGCTTGGCTCGAAACCCGTGCCAGCCCCGCCGAAACCCATCTGGGCTTCGATGACGACGCCATCTTCCCGATCCAACCGAAGCTGGACGGCGCGATCTACCGAGTGCCGGACGGACCCGGGCTCGGTGTCGAGGTGAACGAGGATCTGGTCGAGCGTGCCGAATTCCGTTTCTGGGAAGCGCCGCATCTCCAGCGACGCGACGGATCGGTGACCAATTGGTGA